TTCATCTGCGCTCCTTCAACCGATGGCTGTCGGACGCGCGCAGCGTCAGGCCATAGATATTTTTCAGCTTCTCAATCTCTTTGAGGGTCGGTGGAGAGAACGCGGATTTACCCTCGAAGGCGTGAAGCACGATGCCCTCCAGCAGATCCCCCAGACTCATGTCCTTCAGCTCGGCTACGGCCTTCAGCACCTTCAGCAGCCGCTTCTCCATGCGGACGCCCGTCTGAATCCGCTCGATCTCAACGAGTTTTTTCGATTCTGCCACGTGTACCAATGTACCACGGTAACCAATGGATCGCGGAAGTCCATCTGCAAGGACTCCGACCGACGCGAGTGCTTCTCTAAGTGTTTTGCGGTGAGATCGTCTGGAAGCCGGAGGGCTCGTAGTGTGTCGTAAGCTTGTTGTTCGCGACTGTGACGACCGTAAAGCCCTCCGGCGTGCCGAGACGTGTGCCATGCCACCAGTTGCCGCACACAGCTCCGCTGGTGATGTAAGGAACGCCCTTCCACACAACGGTCTCGTTGATGTGAGTGTGGCCCTGCAAAACCCCAAGCACATTATGGCCGGCGAACAGATCCAGAACCTGGTTTGCATTGGCGACGCTCAGGCTGTGGTGAGCCGGCGCGACGGTTGGCTCGGGCATGTAAGCCCCAAAGGCGGTGACCAAAGGGATGTGGACCGAGACGATGACAGGAGTCCCGGCAGGCAGCGCCGCGAGATCGGCGGCGAGCCACTGCAGCTGGGCCGCATCGATGCGGCCCTCGTAGGCGCGGTCAGGCGTGATGCCGATCGAGTCCAGCACGATGAAGTGGTGACCCTTGTGATCGAAGGAGTAGTACAGCTTGCCGAAGCGCTGCTCGAAGAGCTTCTTGCCGTAGAGCGGATCATCCTGCGCGATGCCGCTCGCCGGGTAGATGCCAAGAACGTCGTGATTGCCGACGGTGTGATACACCTTCACACCGAGATCCTGCTCGGTCTTGTCGTAGAGGTCGAAGAGGGTGAGGGCGCGCTCCTTCGGTACGCCGAGCGCGTCGAAGACGTGATCGCCGCCGTTGATGGCAAAGTCGGCTTTGACCGCGCGAGCTCTCTTGAATGCCATATCCGTACCGACAACGCCGTTCAACTCAGGCTGGAGATGCGCATCCGTAACGAACAGAAAAGTGAACGGCTCACGAACCTGTCCAAGGACCGGCGCTGGTGCAGCAAGAAGCGAAGGCGCAACGGCGGCCGAAAGACCGGTGGCACCAAGCATCGTGAGAAATTGTCTGCGATTGGTTGAGTTCACCGCTCCATGATAAATCGCGAGATCCGCCCAAAGGGTATCTTCAGTTGATAGAGCGAATCAGTACTAATTCCTGCGGCGTCCGCTCATCAGCTGCAAGACTGCAAGAAAGATGTTGATCGCATCAAGATAGATCGACAGCGAAAGCGAGACCGCTGACCGGCCATCGCCGCCCGCACGAATGCGGGCGAAGTCGCCGACCGTGAGCAGCGTGAAGATCCCCAGCGTCAGCCAGGAGTAGGTGTCCGGCGTCATAAAGTGGAAGAACATACTGGCGATGCCGGCAATAATGAGCAGCAACAGAGCCGCGAAGCCGATACCGGCGATGCGGCGATAGTTGATATTGAACAGATACGCGACGCATCCCATGGCCGCCATGCCAAGCCCGGTGGTTGCCGCGGCGTTGAAGACGACCGCCGAGCCGACAGTCTGAGCGTAGCGGTGAATCAGCGGACCGATCTCCCAGCCCATGAAGTAGGTCAGCGTAAGAAACAGGCCAAGCGCAAGCGCCGGACTCGCCTTGCGGGTGAACGTGATCGCCAGAACAAGTACAAGCACAGCAATCATCCCGGGAAGCGTGCTCCAGGCGGGAGCAGTCGCAACGCCGAACGCCGTGATCAGAAAGCCAAGCGAGGTTATGCCCAGAACCTTGGCGAGCAACGAAGCAGTCTCCTCGCGTGCGCCCTCGATCGTGGTGGGATACCCGTTCATGTTCAAGCGGTTGTCAATCATCTCGTCTCTCCGCGGCAAGCCCTGAAGCCTTATTCGGGCTTAACTCGCCTGTCTCGCCTATCTCCATGATACGCGTCCTCAACCATGACCGGTGCATGGACCAAATGCCGAGAAGCAATGCCATCAAACTCCAGAGACCGCCTTCGTCGCCAGGGAATCTCACGAAGTAAAATCGAAGTTATGAAGTATCTGATTGCGTTGCTGGCAGTTGCGGGAATTGTCGTTTCAACGATGGCGTTGCGCGTTCACTATATGGACCCTGCCCTGGCCCCACCCTGTGCTGTGACCGAAAAGTTCGACTGCGGCGCAGTCAATCACAGCCGGTTTGCCGTCTTTCCGCCGCGTACCTTTGACGAAGACCCAAAGGCGGGATCGCATATTCCCGTGGCAATGCTGGGGATTGCGGGCTATGCAGCGATTGGCGTACTCGCTCTCATGGGCCGCTGGTGGCTGGTCTTCGAATTCGCCCAGGTGGGCTTTTTCTTTGCCGCGTTTCTAAGCTACATCGAGGCGTACGTCCTGCAGAAGTGGTGCATCTACTGTCTTTGGTCGCAAGGGATCGTAACGGCCATTCTACTGGTGACGATCGTTGCGCTCATAAGGAAATGGCAGCACAAGCGCTCGGCGCTGACCTCATAGAAGTCTCGAAATAAAGATTCGGTGCGAATCAGCAAAGGACGCGTCTGGACTAGGATGAGGAATCGGTTTGGACTGTTGTAGCCACGATAAAACGATAAGAAGAGAAGAACCGGAGTAGATTATGTGGCCAAAGGTATTCGCGCAGTTGGTTGAGTTGCTGCCTCACATCTCACGGCTGGTGCCGATGGCGGATAAGTTTTTCACGTCCAAGGCTGCCGCCGAAAGGGCAAACGAGGCCGCGATGTTGGCCATGGCCGAAGGAGTTCGCGGCGACCTCGGGCAGGTCACGAAGGCTCACCTGGGGCTGTACCGCCAGCTTCAGGACCAGAGCGCACAGATCACCGAAGTAGGCGAAGAGGTTAAGCGCGCACGCCTCTCAATGGAACAGCACGAGCATCGGATGGAGGCGCTCGAAAAGTTG
This Tunturibacter gelidoferens DNA region includes the following protein-coding sequences:
- a CDS encoding metallophosphoesterase family protein; its protein translation is MNSTNRRQFLTMLGATGLSAAVAPSLLAAPAPVLGQVREPFTFLFVTDAHLQPELNGVVGTDMAFKRARAVKADFAINGGDHVFDALGVPKERALTLFDLYDKTEQDLGVKVYHTVGNHDVLGIYPASGIAQDDPLYGKKLFEQRFGKLYYSFDHKGHHFIVLDSIGITPDRAYEGRIDAAQLQWLAADLAALPAGTPVIVSVHIPLVTAFGAYMPEPTVAPAHHSLSVANANQVLDLFAGHNVLGVLQGHTHINETVVWKGVPYITSGAVCGNWWHGTRLGTPEGFTVVTVANNKLTTHYEPSGFQTISPQNT
- a CDS encoding vitamin K epoxide reductase family protein; amino-acid sequence: MKYLIALLAVAGIVVSTMALRVHYMDPALAPPCAVTEKFDCGAVNHSRFAVFPPRTFDEDPKAGSHIPVAMLGIAGYAAIGVLALMGRWWLVFEFAQVGFFFAAFLSYIEAYVLQKWCIYCLWSQGIVTAILLVTIVALIRKWQHKRSALTS
- a CDS encoding Bax inhibitor-1/YccA family protein, encoding MIDNRLNMNGYPTTIEGAREETASLLAKVLGITSLGFLITAFGVATAPAWSTLPGMIAVLVLVLAITFTRKASPALALGLFLTLTYFMGWEIGPLIHRYAQTVGSAVVFNAAATTGLGMAAMGCVAYLFNINYRRIAGIGFAALLLLIIAGIASMFFHFMTPDTYSWLTLGIFTLLTVGDFARIRAGGDGRSAVSLSLSIYLDAINIFLAVLQLMSGRRRN